From Cyprinus carpio isolate SPL01 chromosome A7, ASM1834038v1, whole genome shotgun sequence, a single genomic window includes:
- the LOC109093685 gene encoding monocarboxylate transporter 13-like isoform X2, whose product MGSAMMEKPQKTQEEQQSSTQMAAPDGCWWLVVVVSFFVFCAVVLGLMLCVCVFFVEFVQYFGESAQAVSWITSIGLAMQQLMSPIGTAASNVYGTRPVVMMGGFLSGLGFILASQATSLLHLYLTMGFISGLGWALVFTPTVASVMQYFTMRRSLAIGLGFTGVGLASFAFSPLFQYLVEVYAWRGALLVLGGLSFNMIACGALIRPLGKPKVVLKTENLTKLNKCSSLLSRIFECFELSLLSHRGFLTYAVAITFFNAGYFIPYIHLVAHSRHIGFTEYQAAFVISVTGVADIVGRVASGWFSDLGAMTPLAFAVLPEIVGIGRVLGALGLLQLIESVGGLLGAPLSGWLKDCTGSYTVSFIAAGSFLVLGMLVTMSLPYFWSCTAPPLPSPSKRKSQDGSIEDGLLKQTLSLNSVPENLCPLDDTPYSDKELKSDVACPVQE is encoded by the exons ATGGGCAG TGCAATGATGGAAAAGCCCCAAAAGACGCAGGAAGAGCAGCAGTCGTCCACACAGATGGCGGCACCTGATGGGTGTTGGtggttggtggtggtggtgtctttttttgtgttttgtgctgttgttttgggtcttatgctgtgtgtgtgtgttttttttgtggagtTTGTGCAGTACTTTGGTGAGAGTGCCCAGGCGGTGTCCTGGATAACATCTATTGGCTTGGCCATGCAACAGCTAATGA GTCCAATAGGCACAGCCGCATCTAATGTGTATGGAACTCGTCCAGTAGTTATGATGGGAGGATTCCTTTCAGGCCTGGGATTCATTCTGGCTTCCCAGGCAACGTCTCTTTTACATCTTTACCTGACCATGGGATTCATTTCAG GTTTAGGCTGGGCGCTGGTCTTCACCCCTACAGTTGCATCAGTAATGCAGTACTTTACCATGCGGAGATCTCTAGCCATAGGCCTGGGCTTCACAGGCGTTGGTCTTGCCTCTTTCGCCTTCTCCCCACTTTTTCAGTATCTAGTAGAGGTCTATGCTTGGCGTGGAGCTTTGCTTGTCCTCGGAGGCCTCAGCTTCAACATGATTGCTTGTGGAGCTCTCATCCGGCCTCTAGGGAAACCAAAGGTTGTGTTGAAG ACTGAAAACCTGACCAAGCTCAACAAATGTTCTTCTTTATTGTCCCGTATCTTCGAGTGCTTTGAGCTCTCCCTGCTTTCACACAGAGGCTTCCTCACTTATGCCGTGGCCATCACCTTCTTCAATGCTGGCTACTTCATCCCTTACATTCATCTGGTCGCCCACAGCCGTCACATTGGTTTCACTGAGTACCAGGCAGCCTTTGTAATCTCTGTAACCGGTGTGGCAGATATCGTGGGTCGCGTAGCCTCCGGCTGGTTCTCGGACTTGG GAGCGATGACACCGCTGGCCTTCGCGGTGTTACCAGAGATCGTAGGCATAGGTCGAGTGCTGGGAGCCCTTGGCCTGCTGCAGCTCATAGAGAGTGTTGGAGGGCTGCTGGGAGCGCCACTGTCTG GCTGGCTGAAGGACTGTACTGGGTCATACACAGTATCTTTTATTGCTGCTGGAAGTTTCCTTGTGTTAGGTATGTTAGTTACTATGTCTCTTCCCTATTTCTGGTCTTGTACGGCCCCTCCACTCCCATCACCTTCAAAGAGGAAGTCTCAGGATGGCTCCATTGAAGATGGACTACTGAAACAAACTCTATCCTTAAATTCTGTACCTGAGAACCTGTGCCCTTTGGATGATACACCCTACTCGGATAAGGAGTTGAAAAGTGATGTTGCATGTCCAGTGCAAGAATGA
- the LOC109093685 gene encoding monocarboxylate transporter 13-like isoform X1, which translates to MGSAMMEKPQKTQEEQQSSTQMAAPDGCWWLVVVVSFFVFCAVVLGLMLCVCVFFVEFVQYFGESAQAVSWITSIGLAMQQLMSPIGTAASNVYGTRPVVMMGGFLSGLGFILASQATSLLHLYLTMGFISGLGWALVFTPTVASVMQYFTMRRSLAIGLGFTGVGLASFAFSPLFQYLVEVYAWRGALLVLGGLSFNMIACGALIRPLGKPKVVLKTENLTKLNKCSSLLSRIFECFELSLLSHRGFLTYAVAITFFNAGYFIPYIHLVAHSRHIGFTEYQAAFVISVTGVADIVGRVASGWFSDLGKIRMPHMLVVWTGLLGLSLMLIPVAVVYSGLIVISVVYGFCAGAMTPLAFAVLPEIVGIGRVLGALGLLQLIESVGGLLGAPLSGWLKDCTGSYTVSFIAAGSFLVLGMLVTMSLPYFWSCTAPPLPSPSKRKSQDGSIEDGLLKQTLSLNSVPENLCPLDDTPYSDKELKSDVACPVQE; encoded by the exons ATGGGCAG TGCAATGATGGAAAAGCCCCAAAAGACGCAGGAAGAGCAGCAGTCGTCCACACAGATGGCGGCACCTGATGGGTGTTGGtggttggtggtggtggtgtctttttttgtgttttgtgctgttgttttgggtcttatgctgtgtgtgtgtgttttttttgtggagtTTGTGCAGTACTTTGGTGAGAGTGCCCAGGCGGTGTCCTGGATAACATCTATTGGCTTGGCCATGCAACAGCTAATGA GTCCAATAGGCACAGCCGCATCTAATGTGTATGGAACTCGTCCAGTAGTTATGATGGGAGGATTCCTTTCAGGCCTGGGATTCATTCTGGCTTCCCAGGCAACGTCTCTTTTACATCTTTACCTGACCATGGGATTCATTTCAG GTTTAGGCTGGGCGCTGGTCTTCACCCCTACAGTTGCATCAGTAATGCAGTACTTTACCATGCGGAGATCTCTAGCCATAGGCCTGGGCTTCACAGGCGTTGGTCTTGCCTCTTTCGCCTTCTCCCCACTTTTTCAGTATCTAGTAGAGGTCTATGCTTGGCGTGGAGCTTTGCTTGTCCTCGGAGGCCTCAGCTTCAACATGATTGCTTGTGGAGCTCTCATCCGGCCTCTAGGGAAACCAAAGGTTGTGTTGAAG ACTGAAAACCTGACCAAGCTCAACAAATGTTCTTCTTTATTGTCCCGTATCTTCGAGTGCTTTGAGCTCTCCCTGCTTTCACACAGAGGCTTCCTCACTTATGCCGTGGCCATCACCTTCTTCAATGCTGGCTACTTCATCCCTTACATTCATCTGGTCGCCCACAGCCGTCACATTGGTTTCACTGAGTACCAGGCAGCCTTTGTAATCTCTGTAACCGGTGTGGCAGATATCGTGGGTCGCGTAGCCTCCGGCTGGTTCTCGGACTTGGGTAAAATACGGATGCCGCACATGCTGGTGGTGTGGACTGGGTTACTGGGGCTCTCACTGATGCTCATTCCTGTTGCTGTGGTTTACTCAGGACTTATTGTTATTAGTGTGGTCTATGGGTTTTGTGCAGGAGCGATGACACCGCTGGCCTTCGCGGTGTTACCAGAGATCGTAGGCATAGGTCGAGTGCTGGGAGCCCTTGGCCTGCTGCAGCTCATAGAGAGTGTTGGAGGGCTGCTGGGAGCGCCACTGTCTG GCTGGCTGAAGGACTGTACTGGGTCATACACAGTATCTTTTATTGCTGCTGGAAGTTTCCTTGTGTTAGGTATGTTAGTTACTATGTCTCTTCCCTATTTCTGGTCTTGTACGGCCCCTCCACTCCCATCACCTTCAAAGAGGAAGTCTCAGGATGGCTCCATTGAAGATGGACTACTGAAACAAACTCTATCCTTAAATTCTGTACCTGAGAACCTGTGCCCTTTGGATGATACACCCTACTCGGATAAGGAGTTGAAAAGTGATGTTGCATGTCCAGTGCAAGAATGA